A genomic stretch from Neodiprion fabricii isolate iyNeoFabr1 chromosome 3, iyNeoFabr1.1, whole genome shotgun sequence includes:
- the LOC124177998 gene encoding mesocentin isoform X4, with the protein MPEEPKSGGSVAEASAAENGTRTSSPSKSPSNKGKTVLARITLLDGTVKDFPIERKARGQELLDKICQSMNLLEKDYFGLIYADRHDPRNWLDLDKRIGKFIKNEPWKFNFEVKFYPPDPAQLQEDITRYQLCLQIRNDIVTGRLPCSFVTHALLGSYLVQSEVGDYDPDEHKRTYLNEFKFAPNQTPELVEKVMDLHKTHKGQTPAEAELHYLENAKKLAMYGVDLHPAKDSEGVDIMLGVCSSGLLVHRDRLRINRFAWPKILKISYKRHNFYIKIRPGEFEQFESTIGFKLANHRAAKKLWKVCVEHHTFFRLMSPEPTQKLGLFPRLGSRFRYSGRTHYETKKTPIERQPPQFERSLSGRRLTSRSMDALGGPRPVETYGSEPSKRHTMMSYEPETIPDLEYIEQRPSPIKKKKEKLTRKTSAGTTSASSNSSLEGEYDAEGGKKKPIGGIAVLPPGGLSKKKKDKQNENEKENRNDLNNSDLINESALLDTSSEKSPTKKEPKKKEKETPEKRDKEKKEKIKSPVGGFLFGKKDKDSKQKKDKKGKDLDESTEKDDSESKDDKTGSPGSPQLPGYTKPYDYVEDETSPTRKNFKTRGFSYEDKPSSQDPSDQQSPTSAGRKATGLAFNYAPGEEKKVAETAEKRKTKETDANKTPAGLRTPGLNYVESAGLKEQQKAATLSPDDGKQASSAFISGELQNQRAAVQPGVIIPSSVESKPNYRILPLPDGSKVIGGIIYTKEGKTLDQSTLGPDGSTIINGKVLGKDGNPIKKSDFGPHGTHVANGLVTGKDGKPLYQETLGINGNAVRNGIIYEPSGEAVNDRGLGPGYTLVKDGKVVSKNGKPLGYESLGKDGDYIKDGLIFSRDGKPLTQGSFGTDGDYIVSGAVHGKDGKPLSQIALLPDSTFISEGLFYDRDGKPLSTGQLGPDGHLIRDGKVYSKDGKPVKSESFSSDGSVIKDGTVHGKDGNLLSQGSLLPNGAHLKDGKVVGKDGKAIKHAFYKPDGSFVKDGVIYGRDGRPLSQIPLIAPGAFVKEGVINTKEGKLLNQSLFKPDNVVIKDGVVHGSDGGVLAEGFLGPDGLTIKDGIVLGRDGKPAKNETFAPNGSYIKKGLIYAKNGKPLNQDSLVPEGASIKDGLIYNKDGKLMKAAFFKPDGSHIRDGRVYGKDGKPLNLSSALPDDSFIANGVIFESTGKPLDKDTFGSDGSYVAAGLIHGKDGKIVADGVFGPGGNRIKNGLVVDRDGRPVNQDDKGPDNMAIKDGKIVDADGNPKNQGSLVPDGCYIQSGVVYDKRENPLKEGAFKCDGSYIRDGLIYGWGGQLLNSGAELPAGSYVEEGRLYGKDGKPLNHSSFGPEGNSIENGFIYGKDKKPLHRGTFGNDGSTIQNGLIYGADGKPLNKRQTIITVTLVRYGLVCDKDGNPLESGIFDSEGSFIKKGKIYDSNGHPLNQSVYGSDGSFIKDGLIYGKNGKPLEKGPLIAETSFIKSGRVYAATGQPLTQEAFGPEGLKVIDGVVVDKAGTPIKNIQFDAEGNLVKDGLIYAPTGKPLDKKYTVISITLVRKGLVCDKDGKPVLQAPFGTDGSFIKDGKIYDKSGKPLNQEIFGNDGGFIKDGLIYASNGQVMDQDPISDETSYIEDGKIFGSNGLLLNQEKYGPESYRVVDGIVVDKNFQPLKQGTFGSDAVIKDGKVYGSDGKPLFKKFTVITITVVKRGLVCDKNGKPLVHGPFGTDGSYVKDGKIYDKAGKPLSQSSFGSDGSYIKNGVICSKDGKPLDQDVGADEDQHTYIDDGKIYNISGKALTTDSYGPYGFKVVDGVIYGRDGKPLASGTFDNDGNTIKGGKIFAKDGKPLTKESRIVTITFVKRGLVCNKDGKVLKDSPFDNDGNVVKDGKVYGTDGKPLTARYYGPDSIFIREGVIFSENGKPLNDRETGPEGSYVREGIVYAKNGKPLTQNPFGPEGCKVVAGVIYGKNGKPLDGTLFVNDGSYVKDGLIHSSDGKLDSKDNLTFMYKTVLVTIEPNAQSEENIANLVSAVNQGFYDDPRYKKFSGMSSFGKDAKIYPTSGGAYESGSGDDSDDDLDQYGEGKGDVIRELRGAAKINIPALKKTSIPTTPTIVKTTTKQSAVKDHEGVTQNIEEKVEDLTPGGTGQVTVSTHVNKGDQAGIVATETHVYTGEPDNNVTTTTTVPLVATESRKVALESEDGNYSATGEIVSSQTISSKTRTVETITYKTEKDGVVETRVEQKITIQSDGDPIDHDKALAEAIQEATDMNPDMTVEKIEIQQQTAQ; encoded by the exons CAAAGGAAAAACTGTCTTGGCCAGAATAACTCTTCTTGATGGCACTGTCAAAGATTTCCCGATTGAG AGAAAGGCTAGAGGCCAAGAGCTTCTTGACAAAATATGCCAAAGTATGAACTTGTTGGAAAAAGATTACTTTGGTCTGATATATGCTGACCGGCACGACCCGAGGAACTGGCTGGATCTTGACAAGAGGATTGGTAAATTCATCAAAA ATGAACCGTGGAAGTTCAATTTCGAAGTGAAATTCTACCCGCCAGACCCCGCTCAGCTCCAAGAAGATATAACTCGCTATCAGTTATGTTTGCAAATAAGAAACGATATCGTCACAGGTCGTCTGCCCTGTTCGTTTGTCACCCACGCTTTGCTGGGCTCTTACCTTGTGCAATCCGAAGTAGGAGACTATGACCCTGATGAGCACAAAAGAACTTATCTAAACGAATTCAAATTTGCTCCAAATCAAACTCCCGAACTTGTTGAAAAAGTGATGGATCTCCACAAAACACACAA AGGTCAGACTCCGGCAGAGGCCGAACTTCATTACCTTGAAAATGCGAAGAAGTTAGCTATGTACGGTGTAGATCTCCATCCTGCGAAGGACTCAGAAGGTGTAGACATAATGTTGGGTGTCTGTTCCTCTGGTCTACTCGTTCACAGGGACCGTTTGAGAATAAACAGATTTGCATGGccgaaaatattgaaaatttcgtacaagaggcacaatttttacataaaaattcGACCGGGAGAATTTGAACAATTCGAATCTACCATTGGCTTCAAATTGGCCAATCATAGAGCTGCCAAAAAATTGTGGAAAGTCTGCGTCGAACATCATACTTTCTTTag GTTGATGAGCCCTGAACCGACTCAAAAACTTGGACTCTTCCCACGTCTTGGATCTCGCTTCCGTTACTCAGGAAGAACTCACTATGAGACTAAGAAAACTCCTATTGAAAGACAACCGCCGCAGTTTGAGAGATCTCTTAGTGGGCGACGGCTGACATCTCGCAGTATGGATG CCTTGGGTGGACCAAGGCCTGTTGAGACTTATGGATCGGAGCCCAGCAAGAGACATACCATGATGAGCTACGAACCTGAAACGATACCTGATCTTGAATATATTGAACAACGGCCGAGTCctataaagaagaaaaaggaaaag CTAACACGAAAGACAAGTGCTGGAACCACTTCAGCCAGCAGTAACAGCAGTCTGGAAGGAGAGTACGACGCTGAAGGTGGgaaaaag AAACCAATTGGGGGTATCGCGGTTCTTCCTCCTGGCGGCTTGtccaagaagaagaaggacaagcagaatgaaaatgagaaagaaaaccgCAACGACTTGAATAACTCAGACTTAATAAACGAAAGTGCACTGCTTGACACTAGCAGCGAAAAGTCACCTACTAAAAAGGAgcctaaaaaaaaagagaaggaaacaCCCGAAAAACGTGACaaggaaaagaaggaaaaaatcaag AGTCCTGTCGGTGGTTTCCTGTTTGGCAAGAAGGACAAAGATTCCAAGcagaaaaaagataaaaaggGAAAAGACCTTGACGAGTCAACTGAAAAAGATGACTCTGAATCAAAAGATGACAAAACAGGATCTCCTGGCTCTCCGCAACTTCCAGGATACACAAAACCATACGATTATGTTGAAGACGAAACTTCGCCGactagaaaaaatttcaagacacGAGGCTTTTCGTACGAAGACAAACCTTCTTCTCAGGATCCATCGGATCAACAATCACCCACGTCAGCTGGTAGAAAAGCTACTGGCCTAGCATTCAACTATGCTCctggagaagagaagaaagttGCTGAAACAGCTGAGAAACGAAAAACCAAAGAAACAGACGCCAACAAAACACCGGCAGGCTTACGTACACCGGGATTGAACTATGTGGAATCAGCTGGACTGAAAGAACAGCAGAAAGCAGCAACTCTTTCTCCAGATGATGGAAAACAAGCTTCGAGTGCTTTTATCAGCGGTGAATTGCAGAATCAAAGAGCTGCCGTTCAACCTGGTGTCATAATACCCAGTTCGGTGGAAAGCAAACCCAACTACAGGATATTACCTTTACCAGATGGTTCCAAAGTTATTGGtggtataatttatacaaagGAAGGCAAAACCTTGGATCAGAGTACACTGGGCCCAGATGGCAGTACAATCATCAACGGCAAAGTTCTCGGGAAAGACGGCAATCCGATAAAGAAATCCGATTTTGGTCCCCATGGCACACACGTTGCCAATGGATTAGTAACAGGCAAAGATGGCAAGCCTCTGTACCAAGAAACATTGGGCATTAACGGAAATGCTGTAAGAAATGGAATCATCTATGAGCCAAGCGGAGAGGCAGTCAATGATCGGGGCCTGGGACCAGGCTACACTTTAGTTAAAGACGGCAAAGTAGTGTCCAAGAACGGTAAGCCTCTCGGTTATGAATCTCTTGGAAAAGACGGAGATTACATAAAAGATGGACTGATATTTAGTCGGGATGGAAAACCGTTGACTCAAGGCTCGTTTGGCACAGATGGCGACTACATAGTCTCAGGTGCTGTGCATGGAAAGGATGGCAAACCTCTGAGTCAAATTGCTTTGCTTCCTGACTCAACTTTCATCAGCGAGGGCCTCTTCTACGATCGTGACGGAAAACCGTTGAGTACTGGCCAACTGGGTCCCGATGGACACTTAATACGAGACGGAAAAGTTTACTCGAAAGACGGCAAGCCTGTTAAAAGCGAATCTTTCAGCTCGGATGGATCGGTAATAAAAGACGGGACAGTGCATGGAAAAGATGGCAACTTGCTCAGCCAAGGATCGCTACTTCCTAATGGCGCTCACTTGAAGGATGGTAAAGTTGTCGGCAAAGATGGCAAGGCTATCAAACATGCATTTTACAAGCCTGATGGCAGTTTTGTTAAAGACGGTGTAATTTACGGACGAGACGGAAGACCATTGAGTCAAATTCCCTTGATTGCCCCTGGTGCTTTTGTTAAGGAAGGGGTAATCAACACCAAAGAAGGAAAACTTTTGAATCAAAGCTTATTCAAGCCTGACAACGTAGTTATTAAGGATGGAGTAGTACACGGTAGTGACGGAGGTGTCTTAGCCGAAGGTTTTCTGGGACCAGATGGACTTACAATCAAGGATGGAATCGTTCTTGGAAGAGATGGCAAACCTGCCAAGAACGAAACGTTTGCGCCTAACGGAAGCTACATCAAGAAGGGTCTAATTTATGCTAAGAATGGTAAACCTCTGAATCAGGATTCTCTAGTTCCCGAGGGCGCAAGCATAAAGGACGGTTTGATTTATAACAAGGACGGAAAGCTGATGAAGGCAGCGTTCTTCAAGCCCGATGGAAGTCATATTCGAGATGGCCGAGTTTACGGAAAAGATGGAAAGCCGTTGAATCTTAGCTCAGCCCTTCCAGATGATAGTTTCATCGCAAATGGTGTGATTTTTGAGTCTACAGGTAAACCTCTTGATAAGGATACCTTTGGCTCCGACGGTTCGTACGTTGCAGCTGGTTTGATTCATGGAAAAGACGGCAAAATCGTCGCTGACGGTGTCTTTGGACCCGGCGGCAACAGAATCAAGAACGGTTTGGTCGTTGACAGAGATGGCAGGCCAGTGAACCAAGACGATAAAGGCCCTGACAATATGGCCATCAAAGACGGTAAAATCGTTGACGCGGACGGAAATCCCAAAAATCAGGGCTCTCTAGTACCAGATGGTTGTTATATTCAGAGTGGCGTGGTTTATGATAAACGCGAGAATCCTTTGAAGGAAGGTGCATTCAAATGTGATGGCAGTTACATACGAGATGGCTTAATCTATGGCTGGGGTGGACAGCTTTTGAACTCTGGTGCTGAACTCCCAGCTGGTAGTTACGTTGAGGAAGGTAGACTGTACGGCAAGGATGGCAAACCATTGAACCACAGTTCCTTTGGACCGGAAGGAAACTCCATAGAGAACGGATTCATCTATGGAAAGGATAAGAAACCTCTGCATCGTGGAACCTTTGGAAACGACGGTAGCACAATACAAAATGGTTTGATATACGGTGCCGATGGTAAGCCTTTGAATAAAAGACAAACAATCATCACCGTCACGTTAGTGCGCTACGGTTTGGTCTGTGATAAAGACGGAAACCCCTTGGAATCTGGGATATTCGATTCTGAAGGCAGTTTCATCAAGAAgggaaaaatttatgattcTAATGGACATCCTCTCAATCAAAGTGTATATGGATCAGATGGTAGCTTCATTAAAGATGGTTTAATTTATGGCAAGAATGGTAAACCTTTAGAAAAGGGGCCACTTATTGCAGAGACGAGTTTCATCAAGAGCGGAAGAGTATACGCCGCTACTGGACAGCCGCTCACACAAGAAGCATTTGGTCCGGAAGGCTTAAAAGTTATTGACGGAGTAGTAGTTGATAAGGCTGGTACTCCGATAAAGAACATTCAATTTGACGCAGAGGGCAACCTGGTTAAAGATGGACTTATCTACGCGCCAACTGGGAAGCCGTTGGACAAAAAATATACCGTTATCTCTATTACTTTGGTACGCAAGGGTCTTGTTTGTGACAAAGATGGTAAACCTGTATTGCAAGCACCATTTGGAACAGATGGCAGCTTCATCAAAGATGGTAAAATTTACGACAAAAGTGGTAAGCCATTGAACCAAGAGATATTTGGAAACGATGGTGGTTTCATCAAAGATGGACTGATTTACGCTAGCAATGGTCAAGTTATGGATCAGGACCCAATTTCTGACGAAACCTCGTACATTGAAGACGGTAAAATATTCGGATCTAACGGACTTCTGTTGAACCAAGAAAAGTATGGACCGGAAAGTTACAGAGTAGTCGATGGGATTGTGgtagataaaaatttccagcCACTAAAGCAAGGTACATTTGGATCCGATGCGGTAATCAAGGATGGAAAAGTTTACGGCAGCGACGGAAAGCCTCTGTTTAAGAAATTCACCGTTATTACGATCACCGTTGTTAAGCGAGGCTTAGTCTGCGACAAGAATGGTAAACCGCTTGTTCATGGACCTTTTGGCACGGACGGCAGTTATGTTAAAGATGGTAAAATATATGACAAGGCAGGCAAGCCTTTGAGTCAGTCTTCATTCGGAAGCGATGGTAGCTACATCAAAAACGGAGTTATCTGTTCCAAGGATGGAAAACCTTTAGATCAGGATGTTGGTGCGGACGAAGATCAGCATACGTATATAGACGATGGTAAAATCTATAATATCAGTGGCAAGGCGCTTACAACTGACTCATATGGTCCGTACGGCTTCAAGGTAGTCGATGGTGTGATTTATGGAAGAGATGGGAAACCGTTGGCATCTGGGACCTTTGATAATGATGGCAACACAataaaaggaggaaaaatCTTTGCAAAAGATGGTAAACCACTCACTAAAGAGTCGAGGATCGTCACTATCACATTTGTGAAACGTGGACTCGTTTGTAACAAGGATGGAAAGGTTTTGAAGGATAGTCCTTTCGATAACGACGGAAACGTTGTCAAGGATGGAAAGGTTTACGGCACAGATGGCAAACCTTTGACTGCTCGATACTACGGTCCTGACAGTATTTTCATAAGGGAAGGAGTAATTTTCAGCGAAAATGGAAAGCCGTTGAATGATCGGGAAACTGGACCAGAGGGTAGCTATGTTCGCGAAGGCATAGTATATGCAAAGAATGGAAAGCCGCTGACGCAAAATCCATTTGGTCCAGAAGGTTGTAAAGTTGTTGCTGGTGTAATTTATGGAAAGAACGGTAAACCCCTTGATGGAACGTTGTTTGTCAATGACGGAAGCTATGTCAAGGATGGTTTAATTCACTCCAGTGATGGCAAGTTGGATAGTAAAGATAATCTAACGTTTATGTACAAAACCGTCCTTGTTACGATCGAACCGAATGCTCAGTCAGAAGAAAATATTGCGAATTTGGTCAGTGCAGTTAATCAAGGCTTTTATGACGATCCACGGTATAAGAAATTCAGTGGAATGAGCTCTTTCGGTAAAGACGCCAAGATCTACCCAACATCAGGCGGAGCGTATGAAAGTGGCTCTGGAGATGACAGCGATGATGATTTGGATCAGTACGGAGAGGGAAAAGGTGACGTTATTAGGGAGTTGCGTGGTGCTGCCAAGATCAATATTCCCGCTTTAAAGAAGACCTCAATTCCGACCACACCAACAATTGTTAAAACTACAACTAAACAATCGGCTGTCAAAGATCATGAAGGGGTGACACAGAacattgaagaaaaagtagaGGACCTTACGCCAGGAGGTACCGGCCAAGTCACTGTATCTACACATGTGAACAAG GGAGATCAAGCTGGCATAGTAGCAACGGAAACGCACGTTTACACAGGGGAACCCGATAACAATgtaacaacgacaacaacggTACCACTGGTTGCAACTGAGTCACGAAAAGTAGCTTTGGAAAGCGAAGATGGCAATTATAGCGCGACCGGTGAAATTGTCAGCTCTCAAACAATATCTAGCAAGACTCGTACCGTGGAAACAATTACG TATAAGACGGAAAAAGACGGTGTTGTTGAGACTCGAGTGGaacagaaaattacaatacAATCAGACGGGGATCCTATCGATCACGACAAGGCTCTGGCGGAAGCTATTCAGGAAGCTACAGATATGAATCCTGACATGACAGttgaaaagattgaaattcaacAGCAGACTGCACAGTAA